A region of the Scatophagus argus isolate fScaArg1 chromosome 19, fScaArg1.pri, whole genome shotgun sequence genome:
TGTAAAAATCCTGTTTAGTGGCACTCCCACTTCTTTATAGGAATATACATCCTGTGAATATAGATAAGAATTGACgtgtgttctgtgtgaaatGACGCctatttgaattcattttttaaccagaaaattgtactgtatataacaTGAGCATACTGTTGGTCTGTTGCCAAAGGCTGCATAGAACGGCTGCTGGTTGGGGTAGAAGAGATTCTTGATATCATTGAGACATTCCACCTTGAATTTCTCTGGTTTCTTCTCAATCACCTccctgttaaacacacacacacacacacaccacagagatgTAATAGCAGCTAACAATCAACACAGTACAACAACACTCAAGTAGAGTGTCTCCTGCATCTTTTTACACATTGCGTTACTATAACGTGCTGATATagaaaaatgtatgtgttggtgtgtatgaGAGACCTGTGCAGAGCTGAAAAGAGGCTGCTCGGGCTGAGGAGGACGGGGCCCATAGGGAGCATGGTGCCTCTCTCATTGACCCAGTGGAGGTAACCTCTGGTCATGTCAGCCATGCCGATAGCTCGAGCTGAACAGTACAGGAACTTGTAGCCatttctgacagagagagaggtaaGACAGAAGAAGCATATTTACTAGTAATCATATTTGGTTTTGACCTTTGGTGTAACATATGCACACAATTATTAAGCAATTTGTGCTTTTTATGTTGATAGTGTGTTGATAAGTGAGTGCTTACTGGCTGACTTTGTGGTAGAGTTGTGCAATGCCCTGGTGGGTCCAGTCTTTCCCCAGTGTGGGCAGGATGTGACCCAGTGTGTCTGACCTGGAGGCAAATGCACAAAAGAGAACATGTGAGTccttattaaaaatataaagacaCTGCCAAAAAAAATTGAAGGATAGATAGAAAGATGTGCAAGTGGGACATAAATAAACTTCTTCATAATCAACACAGAATAAACTGCGTGAAACTGCTCTGAAATTATTTCAGAtgcaaaatgtttcacacacCTGGTGATGGTTCCGTCGATGTCGGAGATAATTATCTTGTCGTCCCAGTTCCACAGGTAGATGGTGCCCTGACAGCGGCAGGTTCCCTGGTACTGAGTGGTCACACTGAACACCACATCATTGGGACCATCCTGCAGCTGGAGGGacaactttgtgtgtgtgtgttagagagagagagagagagagagagagaaaatattatataaatgtaAGAAGGATGATCACAAttaccaaaacaaaatgtcaacatctgtAGCATTTTCAAACCAAACTCCTCACCAGCTGCTCTGACGTGAGTCGGAGTGTTTTCTTATAAGACACGCCTCCTACTGTGAGCCCAGGATCTGACTGGACGATGGGAGAGCCCTGTTTGGCCACACTGTGGTCTTCATCACTAGAGGACGACTCTTCTTTATGTCTGCCATAGGACAGGTTAAGAGTGTGTTAAAAGATGCTTAGTCCTGTCAGTTAGGATGTTTAGGTCTGATAACTATTTTCTGGCCAACACTATTTTGAAGTTTCTCACCTGCTTGTCATTTTCCCAGACTGGTCAGCAGAGCCACAGGCCCCACGTTCAGAGGCCGAGTCCTACAAGGAGAGAAACCGTGTTCATCTGTTTAACTCATTCAGTCACTTCACAACTGACATAGAAAGCATTAGTCTCAATGTTACGCATGCAGGTGAAATTACCGATTTGGTACTGCTGTTTCTGCCTCGCCATGAAAACCACcacctccctccttttttgGGCATTTTCTCCTTCATGATGTTCTCCACGGTAGCCTGAAGCGGAGCACACACAATACCCACGAAAACCAAAACATAacattgtaaaaaaacaaaccaaaaaaaacccaacaacatttaaaaaactcAAGCCAAACTAGACCATAAATCAACAAACAgtaacacagaaacaacaacgtGTCTGCGGTTTGAATGGGGGAAAATAAAGCATGTATGAGCAGGCAGTTTAAGCATGGATAGAGGACAAAGAAtgaggaagggagagaaagcTAAAAATAGGAGATAGGGACATAAGATGAGAAAACAAGGTAAGATAAAAAAAGAGTGTTGCCTCAGCCTTACAGAGCTGTAGCCCAGGACTCCAGTCAGACAACAGAGAAGAAACTCTAAGCCTGAGTGAATATAACTGAGGCAAGAGGactaatggatggatggagtaaagagggagggagtggtGATATAGGAGGGAAGGAAATAGAAGGGGAGACAAAGTTTGACTTGAGTGCTGGTCACACAACATAAAGTCTGTCTCAGGCTGCAATAGCATTTAGGCTGTTGTTAATAAAGTCTATAGATAGAACATTAGGTATAGTGCAACGTAATGACAGTAAGAGGCGCAGAAGCATAAGGCATACAGGGATGCAAACATACGCAATGCAGTACCAGTTTAGGTCAAAAGGGGGAGCGATATTCACATAACAGAACCAACCTAAAGCTTGAGTCAGTATCTGTGCTGTGTATCAATTTCTTACCTTTGGCAGCGGTTTCTGAAAGGCTTGCATAGCCAGCATAAGCGGGGCTGCAGTACTCCAATTATAGTAcctgagaagaaaacaacacatgttCTTATCAGTTCCATaagtgctgcagaaaacacattGTCAGCCAAATGTCTTCACAAAAAAACTCTTTAGGAGCTCAAACAATCCCACGCTCACTGCAGTTTttgctgtgacagtgaaatCCACACAGCATGCCCTGAATTATAAGATGCTGTTTGACTACAGTAAGGCACAAACATGTTGTTACTCCAAGCAAGCATGAATGTCTTACTTTGAGCCAATTTTCACGACTAAGTTGGGGTCATCGATGATGGAGGGGTTTGCAGCAAACTGCTGGTAAGAGATGATCTTCTCATGGAACTGCTCTGTAAGGAcacacaacacgcacacacacttcatgttcCCTTTGCCACAGCTTACAacactgttttgtgttgtgtcagGGAGAATCTTACCTTTCGTGATCTCTCTGTTGTCAGTGAGTCCTCCGCACAAAGAGATGGTGATGGATGGGAAGTCTGCCATGGGATCGCAGTAACTGTCCACTCCGCTGTCTCCTCCAGAACTGACCGACTGCGGAGACAGACGGGTGCTGTGGAGGCCTGGGTCTGAGATGCTCCTCACTGCCATGCTGCCATCACTACAAGGGAGAGGAGTTTATTAGAATGGATGGAATTTGTGCGAAAACTTTAATTGCATTTTAGTTATGACTCCGCATACCTCTTGGGGAAATAAAGGGCGGCCACTTCAGGCTCAAGCTCTGTGATGTCATCCAGGTAAATTCCATCAGAACCAAGATGGCGGCTTCTCTTGTCTGCAAGAGAGCATTGACATAAACACCATTGAAGTAAACTGCCAacatttctttctatttcatttatttctatttatttatttatttctagatgtttttgtctgcttcttTGAAAGTACTCCGACTCCAGTTtcctttttgttcatgtttccaTTATTGAACAGAGTTTCTGATATCTGTTCTttgttctgttctctgtaatttCCTCTTAATAGCATTATACTTAAAAGTTTATGTTTGGCTTATAACTCCTCCACACTAAAAAATTTAGTTTTCTTAATACAGTGCATGAAATGATATTTGGTTTGTGGtaaaccaaaaaatgttttataatgcCTTATCACAAGTAACTCACTATATTTCGAAAGACCTTCCAAATGCATTTTCTTGGTGATTTCAACACCACAACCCAAACTGTGCTGCACTACAGCCGACTGATTATGATctcagcaaaataaaagatggTTAGACAGATAAACAAGACTTCCAAAAGGAATGAaagttttattgtattgttgaGTGAAACTTTACCTTTCTTCTTGGATGGAGAGTCTGTCTTGCTTAGTGGACGAGACATCATGTCCTCCAAGTCAGACACCATACAAGCCGCCGCGCATCCACCTGCCTGCGTCTCTGAAGTTACTGTCTGCGACTCCATCCTCCCAGATTCTGACTCCATCCTGACTGTGACCATGGTTTCCTCGGTGGTCTTCGTCATCATCAGTCTGAGTGCTGATATTTCAGAGCAGGGTCTGCACTGTTCTGAAGACGACTTGTGATTTATCACACGGAAGTGTGTGCTTTCAGACACAGGAATGGAAACTGGGCAAACTGGTGGAGGGTCAGACTTCACTGGGAGAAAGGATGGCTAGAAAAGCAGGGAAGAGTAGGACATATAAAGAAAACCCAGAGCaacagaccaaaaccaaaacaaatatataagTAGTTGTTCCCTCTGTGTATGTACGCATGGTGGGCATTTTGGTTACCTTGGCAGCCTGTGGCAGCTCTCCCCAGGCCCAGTGCATGGCTGGATTCTGACTCTCTGCCTCTGATGGCTTAGTCATTAGTTCAGAGTCACTCTTGGGAGACGTGGGACGAGAGTTCCCAGGGCtgacagaggaacagaggatAAACAACCACTAAagagctgtgtttttttttttcctaaataaaaatgtgtagtCTTCATCATATGATTGAAGGAAGCACCTCTGAGGAGGGCTCCACTCTCCATCTGAGCGAGTGTAGATGCCGGTCTGTTTGAAAGAGCCACTGGTTGTCTCATCTCTCAAGACGTCCCGAGATGAAGTCCTGAAACAGAcaccttttatttaaaaaaaaaccccaaaaacctacatttttcactttgtggcATTCTGCAATTTTACCTTTTAATTTTCCACCCAATTTTCCAACGACTGTCAAGAGCGACAGAGATCATGCCTGAACTTGCTGCACTCTGCCTTAACTCAAAACATAACATATCGTGCAGCTACAATGCTCTCATGCTGAATCAGTCGAACATGCATGTAACTTGTAAATATGGATAACTTAAAAGAAATCCAGACGTAATTCTAATTATGATTTGTTTGGTaagctaaaatgaaaatgtgcaaaaaaacatCACCATCAAATAACATTGCCAAAAGTTTCCTCTGATAATGAAGCATGAAAACCATGTTTTCACCTACAGCCATGTTGTTTATAGGACAGTAACTGTGCTCGCTGTACATGAATGGGATAACCATTCTGGTGTTATTTTGCAGTAATGCGCAGTAGAGATGAGCCAGAACTGAGATGTAATGCATCCTCCACTCACGtgcacagatgaaaataaatctgtcatGTGGCAGTTATTTACAACTGCagcactcattcattcactatAGGTGGAATTTAATATACAGCATGGGAAGGACATGGCTCCTATAGCTGCATACGTGACCTGCTACTATTCTTTTTTAAATCGAATGCTGCGCCACACACCAGAGGCCAAGTTACATGCTGCCAGTTTCCTTACTGTATCCACATGAAGCATACACTccttaacaaaaacacacacagtgaagaggTTTCCTCTTTTCACGTGCCACAATTCTTCTGTTCtatccagtaaaaaaaaaaaagaaaagaaaaatctcacaGCTGAAGCAATGTTTCCACATGGTCTTGAATgtcttttcagtgtgtttctccAATGCTGGAGGCCTCTCCACCACAGACACTGGTCTGTTTATTCTTGCCTGACAGACTCCAGCTCGCACAGCTCATTTCAATGATGAATTATACTTTTTATCTCACTGCCTCACTGtccacccctcccctccattACTCTGTCACGTGTattgcttttccttttcacttgCAGCTCACATGTATCTCATTTCTCTTCTCCTACTTCTATTATCCTCTTGCTTTCTTAAttccttgttttcttccatctccttctttccccccctttttccttcactctctctaCATTCTAGTCTGTCTCACCTGttgctctccatctctgtccCTTCATCTGAGCTGATGTCTATGGTGAACATGTCTTCATCCTCAGAGTAGTCCCCGTTCTCCTCCCTCCACATGCTGTCTGCCCGggccttcctcctcctctttctccttttcttcattGTCATGCTGCCAGTCTCTCCTGCAGTACCCGTGGAGCCCAGGGTCTGTATGGGTGGCCCCCCAGAGCTCTTCTTGCCCATCAAAGAGGAGCTCATCAATACAGCCCCATCCGACAAGATTGGAGAGGTGGCCAGGTAGGAGGGGATGTCCTGTTTTGATGAGAATTAAAAGAATGAATGCCTATGAAATTCAtacaaactttatttataaaaccaGGATCAAAAAGTGCCttacaaaacagacaataaattTTCAATacataataacaacaaacacaaatatatcgtttcacaaataaaaacaaatcagagcAAGGAAGCACcagtaaagaaatgaaacatcTGTGCTCACATTAGCTGTTGCATGCATCACAAAGAACAATATGTGCCGCTGTATGTGTAAAATACGACTCTGCTGTTAGTGTTTTTGCCCAATTCTAGTCTGAGGCAAATGAATACAATCACTACCAAATTGTTTGCAGTAACTTTAGCTGTGAGGAGACTGTTTGctagtgaaacaaaacagtcgAGTCAATCCAAGACAGAATCTGGTCCTCAGTCCAGTGAAAAGAGGCAATTTTGCCTCCTTctatgaaaaggaaaatgcttTCCAGGAGGATCTCCTGCTGTGGACACAAGGgaatattaatgtgtgtgtgtgtgtgcagacatatggaaagtgagagagagagagaaaaactggGGTATAATCATATGTTTTGTGGTCTGACATACTCGCTCACGTTTTTGCCTCCCTTTGCCAAGAAAGAAACGGCTCAGAAAACACaatcctcctcccctccttgtCTTCCAGGACTGGGAATGTGACACCACTCTGGGGAAAATAAATCACCCACTTCCCTTGTTGCTGCCGGCCCCCTGGCCTCAGTAGTTTTCCGcatgtttatgtctttaaaCTGAACATGTCCTCATGTGCATACAACagtgaaaaatcattttataaTAACATGACTTGGCTCCTTCAACCTGCAATTCAAAATCTttgaaaaccaaatgaaaatgtttgatgttgaaAAAGTCAGCTTTCCAAgaactgaggaaaaacagcagcttttatCCCCAAAGTTGATGAAATCTGAAATCTAAACTGAGTTTTGAATGGTGGTTCTTGTGGGCTTCACAAAAGCAAACCCAGTTTAAGAAAAGAGAAGGTATTTATTTCCTTATCCTTTTAGCTTGTCAACATTTTACCATTTATTTAATGGTTAAACCAAGTTTACACATTCACAATTAATTCACAATCAATACACATGCCCTAGTTAAGCTGCCATAAGAATATTTCTTTGCCAAGACACTCCAGTTCTGGTTGAGCCTCAGTCACTGGACACAGAATTTAATGTAGGTCAGACAGCCTGAGTTTAGTAAATGCTGCATTCAGGACTCACTGATGAACAGAGGAATGCTTTTCAGtagaaaagggaaaggaaaaaatTCCTGGCCACTGTGCCAACTCTGCACACAGCGTGACCTTGTTCAAACTACTATGACTGTGTGTATGGAGGAAGATAGTTTAGGTAACGCTTCGCAATAGTAAACAGGGGAGTGTCTGGATTGCAGCCAGTTTAGAGCAGAGATTGatatctgttttcatttgaaacttgtttttgtcaccaTTCAGTCACCATTTAATGCACTGCATTGCATGCACTTGCACAAAACCAAAGGCACTGCAGTATACctgatcattttctgtttcttgtacAAAGAATGCTTCTCCATTGTCCCCAAGTTTCATATGTAGAGCCACTGGTTCTCCATTGATCTCCATATCcacctggaggagaggaggaagtgacaaAAGAGTGGAATGAATGGAAAGCAGGGTTAGCGTCAGTACTCCAGTATCTCAAAGTTCACAGTTCTgtcaatattaaaatgtttctcaTAACTATGTAGGTGGCTGTCCTGTTTTAGTCTCCCTACCAATTTCTCTCGGGACCGGAGGACGCCCATCTTGCCGAAGCGTACGTGGAAAGGTGAGCACTGCAGGGATCCATCAGGCTGCCTCACTACAATGACGTCAATGCAGCCAGAAAGGGTGGCGGGGTTGAGGCCACGGTACAGTTCTTTGACCTGGACAAACACCTGGCCTGCCAGCTGGCCCACGTAGTTCATGGTCTGGCGGGTCTGGTGAAGGGGACAGgcaagaaattaattaattaattatttagcaTTAAAACTATAGCCATAACAAAGGGTCTAAATCATCTAGTTGTGACCACTAAGCTCCACAACAGTGAGACATACCCAGGCTTTGAACTGAGTCACCCTTCAGAAGAGAAGGTGTTTATGAACCGGCATTTGCTGTCCCCTTCTTCGGCCTGTCAATCAAACCTGATGACGTATAAGTCAACCTATTCTAAGTAACTGATCTGATGTCAGTTTTTTGAGATGCACTGTATCTGGTATGGCACGGGAAGGAGGACATGGAGGCTGGTTCTTGTTCCGTACTCTTCTAACTTGTCCCAGGACAGCCTGTAGCCTACATACTGTAGAAAGAACCTGTCACGGCTTTGACCTTCCCAGCCTCTTCTCCCATTCCTGATAAGTCTGGAAACCCTATCTGACTGTTTTCCATTCAGCCGCCCCAGACCACAGAGGTCAAAGGACAAAAGTAAGACCAGTCTGTACTCATGTGGTGAAGCTGATGTCATAACCATCCATGGCGTTTACTGGCTGAGCTAACCTGAGGCGTCATGGGAAATAGAGCAGAACACCAAGGCAATGTTTTCAGAGACATGTGAGAGGGACTATGAATGTTGACAATGCAAATGTCTTTCAGGTAACGAATACCATTACACAAGAACAAGAGTGTGAGTGACTGAACGCACTAGTCTGACTGCGGTGATTGCTCATCATTGCATTGTTCTCTAACAGCTACAGGATTCTTATTCAGTCCAATTATTGCTTCTGATTTGGCATCACATAAACACTCTGTTTTTTCAAAGTAGTTAAATGTTTAAAGCCCACTAAAACGTGGCACATCAGCCTCTTAAAATTTCCCTTACTGTCTTATGGTTTGAAGAGGAAGTGGACTTAGAAAATGGTGATGTTGCATACTTTGGGACTCTAGTCAGTATCTAACACCATTTGAATCAGAATCTGATGACAGTTGTTTGGTCACAATTTCAAACGAGTCTATAGTTTTCAAGACACCTTGGAGTTTTCAGCTGTCTATTAATGGGGGGGTGACCTTGACTCAGTTGGCAGTGAGCCACCAAAATGATTGCATCAACAGGGCAGATAGGTCTGGAACACTGCCAATATAGCCCCCCTCTCTTCTGAGCACATGGACAAGAGGCCCCTTGCAGAGGAACAGGAGCCCTAATTTTAGAGCAGCAGATGAATCCAAGCAGCCATAACAATGTTTCAATCTTAAAACACCTCTTATAAATGACGTTCATTATTCTCAATTATTCATTTCAGTCGTTTCACTGAGGCATCCAGTTACAGAGCTGCTGGCAAACACAGCTGATTTTCAGAGTGAAACACTTTCGGTGTGAACACTGCTACACACGGCTACATCCGAAAATAGATTTTCTTGTGttgcagatgaaacaaaaaaaaaagaggaacaatgtctcaaaacactgacagcacagctTGGTTTCACAAAGGAGTGGTGACGGATAGAAAAGCACCGCTCATTTAAAAGACACTggtgtgtgtttaactgtggTATGCTCATTAGTTTAATGGATTTAGAAGCTGCAGTTGTGAAGATTTCCTTGTGAGCTGGAATCTGGCTGAGCTAGAGATACAGCGTTGCAAGTATAGACAGAGAGTATGTCACTTTCACAAAGTCTCATTAGTCCCACATTACTACTCACACAGGCTATAGGCTTCAGAAAATATAATCCACACTCCTGCAAAtcattaaaaagataaaaagccTCAGCAAATTAAAGATGCAAGACATGAATTAAACATATGCAGGTAAACAGCTGACTCATAACATGCAGTGCAAACAGAAAAAGctatgaataataaatgtttaatgacTATGAGAACTCTGTATTTATCATAACAGTGAATACAACTGTGTGAAAAACAGAGCATTTATCAGACATATCATCAGAGCGGCAGGTGCAGTCAAATACGTTACCAAAGCAGGCTCATACCTCGTATAGCTGAGTATGCTGACAGCCTTTAGCGACACACGGAGTCTGGCGTTTCCTTAGCGGTGAAtgacagcacaacaacacatcaCAGGACCGACTTCTCCCGATACGAGTGATATCTGAGTGTTTGTTAAAGCCATAGACTTACAGCGCCAAAAAACGGACCGTTTAAGTAAACGCGATActcatttctctctctatctctctctctccctcacacacacacacacacacacaaacacacacacacgtttctcTACCGACAAGCCTCATCACGATGACATCATCTGCAGCGAAAACTCGCCTGTGGACCAATCAGCGTCCACCCGCTGAGTTGCAAAACGCATCGTTTGCGCCGCCACTGTGGCAACAAAATTACGGCTTCTTGCTCACGTAGATGGAGACAGCTGACGGGTTGCGTCAAACTGGTATTGTTCAAGTGAAAGACTGGCATGTTGTCGTTTTCATTATTATAGTGTATGAAAAGAGCCTCAGATTCTATATTGCTGTCATTAGGTCACATCTAATGGTTAGTAGGAAAATAGGGTGGTTAAACTCTGACAAACTTTAAAGCAaagatgttgtgttttcatgtgaaaatgaCGCATCGGTTAAACGATT
Encoded here:
- the lpin1b gene encoding phosphatidate phosphatase LPIN1 isoform X2, whose amino-acid sequence is MNYVGQLAGQVFVQVKELYRGLNPATLSGCIDVIVVRQPDGSLQCSPFHVRFGKMGVLRSREKLVDMEINGEPVALHMKLGDNGEAFFVQETENDQDIPSYLATSPILSDGAVLMSSSLMGKKSSGGPPIQTLGSTGTAGETGSMTMKKRRKRRRKARADSMWREENGDYSEDEDMFTIDISSDEGTEMESNRTSSRDVLRDETTSGSFKQTGIYTRSDGEWSPPQSPGNSRPTSPKSDSELMTKPSEAESQNPAMHWAWGELPQAAKPSFLPVKSDPPPVCPVSIPVSESTHFRVINHKSSSEQCRPCSEISALRLMMTKTTEETMVTVRMESESGRMESQTVTSETQAGGCAAACMVSDLEDMMSRPLSKTDSPSKKKDKRSRHLGSDGIYLDDITELEPEVAALYFPKSDGSMAVRSISDPGLHSTRLSPQSVSSGGDSGVDSYCDPMADFPSITISLCGGLTDNREITKEQFHEKIISYQQFAANPSIIDDPNLVVKIGSKYYNWSTAAPLMLAMQAFQKPLPKATVENIMKEKMPKKGGRWWFSWRGRNSSTKSDSASERGACGSADQSGKMTSRHKEESSSSDEDHSVAKQGSPIVQSDPGLTVGGVSYKKTLRLTSEQLLSLQLQDGPNDVVFSVTTQYQGTCRCQGTIYLWNWDDKIIISDIDGTITRSDTLGHILPTLGKDWTHQGIAQLYHKVSQNGYKFLYCSARAIGMADMTRGYLHWVNERGTMLPMGPVLLSPSSLFSALHREVIEKKPEKFKVECLNDIKNLFYPNQQPFYAAFGNRPTDVYSYKEVGVPLNRIFTVNPKGELVQEHAKTNISSYVRLGEVVDHVFPLKARASSSDFPCSDTFSHFTYWRQQPPRVEHQGITPPHTPSPAS
- the lpin1b gene encoding phosphatidate phosphatase LPIN1 isoform X1, producing MISTEDDEVFDETVEHYATDTTWSWTRQTMNYVGQLAGQVFVQVKELYRGLNPATLSGCIDVIVVRQPDGSLQCSPFHVRFGKMGVLRSREKLVDMEINGEPVALHMKLGDNGEAFFVQETENDQDIPSYLATSPILSDGAVLMSSSLMGKKSSGGPPIQTLGSTGTAGETGSMTMKKRRKRRRKARADSMWREENGDYSEDEDMFTIDISSDEGTEMESNRTSSRDVLRDETTSGSFKQTGIYTRSDGEWSPPQSPGNSRPTSPKSDSELMTKPSEAESQNPAMHWAWGELPQAAKPSFLPVKSDPPPVCPVSIPVSESTHFRVINHKSSSEQCRPCSEISALRLMMTKTTEETMVTVRMESESGRMESQTVTSETQAGGCAAACMVSDLEDMMSRPLSKTDSPSKKKDKRSRHLGSDGIYLDDITELEPEVAALYFPKSDGSMAVRSISDPGLHSTRLSPQSVSSGGDSGVDSYCDPMADFPSITISLCGGLTDNREITKEQFHEKIISYQQFAANPSIIDDPNLVVKIGSKYYNWSTAAPLMLAMQAFQKPLPKATVENIMKEKMPKKGGRWWFSWRGRNSSTKSDSASERGACGSADQSGKMTSRHKEESSSSDEDHSVAKQGSPIVQSDPGLTVGGVSYKKTLRLTSEQLLSLQLQDGPNDVVFSVTTQYQGTCRCQGTIYLWNWDDKIIISDIDGTITRSDTLGHILPTLGKDWTHQGIAQLYHKVSQNGYKFLYCSARAIGMADMTRGYLHWVNERGTMLPMGPVLLSPSSLFSALHREVIEKKPEKFKVECLNDIKNLFYPNQQPFYAAFGNRPTDVYSYKEVGVPLNRIFTVNPKGELVQEHAKTNISSYVRLGEVVDHVFPLKARASSSDFPCSDTFSHFTYWRQQPPRVEHQGITPPHTPSPAS